The following is a genomic window from Labeo rohita strain BAU-BD-2019 chromosome 11, IGBB_LRoh.1.0, whole genome shotgun sequence.
CTGcaggtattattttttaacgtgtTAGTCACAGTGTAcgttttttcatattatttttcaatatggGGGTTTCGAAACTTTGCTTCAGCATCAGTATTTGCTCAACCAATCAGTTTGAAGCATCGGTTTTTCTGACCAATGGCAAAAAAGGAGAGCTTTTGCAAAACCATTTAGTGGTACTACTTGtgcttgttcatttttttattatttattgatattttaataataaaattttctttttacattggGTGACctcttaaaaattaaagttctttattggcattgatggctccaagaagaacctttaacatccaaaGAAACCTTCTGTTGCACAAAAGTCTCTTTATATAAgttcattattaaattgttcTTTACAATTGATTTTTCTacacctttaaaaataaaggttccaaaagggggGTTTTACAGTGAtaccacagaagaaccatttttggttcctcaaagaatcTTTCAGTGAACATACCTTCAAAGAAACACTTTTTACTTAGAGTAAAGAACACTTCTTTATTCTAAAGAagcttttgtgcaatggaaaggttccatggatgttaaaggtttcTTCACTGAACCATAAATGCAAACtaagtatgtttatttttaggaatCTATTGATTGGAACTTTATTCTGgaacctttgtttttaaaagtaagtGAACCACAAACTATTTACCTAGAATGGCTAAATTAAATCAAGCAATTAGTTGACTACATTGTACTTCAGTTCAGTTAAGCAATGTTCACATAGAAGTGAAATCACAACGTGCATCTACAAACACAAATTTAACTCAGGAAAACTAGTCTGATTAAAGCTCTTAGTCTCCAAATCACTGTTTTCAGCTTCTCATTTACATGGTAGTCAAAGCTGAGGTTTAAATCAATGGTCTAGTGCTGCATAATACTCCATCTGATAAAACAAAGACTAAATACTGACCTCTCACAGAGCACACCATAGGCCCGCACCATCTGTGACCACCAAGTGGGCTTTGTTACCACGGTATGGCAGATCTGATGAGATTCAGATGGGGAGGGGGTCTTTATCTCTGTGTGCGCAAAAGAAAATCCTGAGGAAAAGTTCCACCACATTTTAGACTAAAAATATCTAAAGAAAAATTGTttagtgagaaaaaaatattatttatagtttagCACACTACAGTACCTACTCCTTTTGAGGAATTACAGATGTGAGGCATGGTTTGACCCCTTGAAAGAGGAAGCAGGGAACATTATTAACCGCAGCCGTAATCTGTTCCTTGTGCAACAGGTAGGCTAGTCTTCCTGTGACGGAGAAGCCGGAATGACCGTGTGGCTTATCTTTCAAGCCATAAATCAGTTGGGTTATCTCTGCTGAGATGTTTGATGGTGTGGAATAGTCATGTTAGCATCTTAGTGTGACTTCTCATTATGAACGAAACAGCTGCCTGGTGCGTCTCCATCTGGGACACAATGGCCTCTGAATACAACATGCTAATGAAACTGTGGCTGTAAACAAAGCCCCCAAAGAAGCTTGAATTCATCTATGCAAGCTCGGAGGCAGGTTCCAACCACACAAAACAGTTATCAAGAGATGACGTCAAAAGAAAGGTCAAGGGAAATAGTAAACAATTTGCAGTTTTCAAAAAGAGTATGACATAATGGCAAGCAAAaccaatataataataatattaataataattcttgaacagcaaatcagcatattagaatgatttctgaaggatcatgtgacactaaagactggagtagtgatgctgaaaattcagctttgatcacaggaataatttacattttaaaatatattcaaatcgaaagcagttcttttaaatagtcataatatttcactatattactgcttttgctgtgttttggttaaataaaaaatacaggcttggtaagcagaattctttaaaaaaaaaaaaaaacattaaaattcttaaaaaaaaaaaaaactttgatggTGTATGACAAACAAATATACAGTTATTCCTCAAAAgcgaaagagaaaaaagaatgttaggttaatgaatttaaatatgaattctaTGATTTATATAAACTTTTCCGTTTACTAAATTTacacaaagagaaagaaaacaaggcaccaaaacaaaaaaaaaaacgttatcagaaatgtatttaagtCACAAGAATAGCTTGAATTCATCCTGACCTTTTCGACActcaaaactgtattttaaaagacCGGGTAAaaggtaaaattaaatattccaCCAATAAAACAAGACGGACGCATTACAAGCGGGGCGGGCGAAGAGGCGGGACTTTATAATACAATTGACATTGACTTCTCCAATCAAATCGAAAAACGGATTTACGTTACCACGCTCTTGTCCAATCAGATCTCAGTGAGGTTGCCGCTGCTCTCGACGCGCCTTTCAGTTCTCAGGTTCAGGCAATTTTGATTCACTCTTCCTCCTCACGTCCGACCGTGTCCTACCTCATCCCACCATTTCTAACGCTTTTCTCGGACATTTTTCTTTGAAACATCTCTAGAAACCACCATGGCTGATACCGCTGTTGATACAACCACCACCCCTGAGGTCACCGCAAAGGTAAGTTcaataaaaattgtgtttttttgaagaaatttaaCTTACCTGGTAATTAAAACATAGATAAAACGACTCACCAGCGGCGGATAAGTGTTCTTTCTAACGagaaaacgttaaaaaaaactattctttGAATAGCGGTAACTTATCTCTTTTTCCGTTTATTCACAGTTCGCGCCGAGTCGTGTTTAAATCAACGGTTAAATGGACAACCATTACGCgcatttcattcaaaaataagtcataaaaaaaactaGGAGGACTGAATTCGACATGTATTCCCATACGTAATCATATCCCATTAACGTTAAGTGGAGGGTTTCGGGGGGGAGTGAATTGGGGAGCCATctgccagatttttttttcctttcattgaaaatgtgtgtgtgtgtgtatataaagtCAAGGCTCTTGATCTCTGCCGCTCGAATAGGCGGGAATATCGCCGCCGCGTGCTGTAAATCGTTCGCACCTCCCGCCCCCAGTCTCTCGAGCACGTTGTCTTGGCGCGCGCTCTGCCTCCTTTTGTTTCCAGCTCGACGCGTGTGCGCGCATGCGCGTGCACGGCTCTTACCGGGGGGGAAAACGGGGGCAATGGGCAAGACGGCGCGAAATAACCTTAAGTGACCTCGACATGTGTGTCGGAACAATAGGTTTAATTCACGAAGGCGTGAACTTGAATTGATTGTCCATATAACAGATCTGTTGTGGTCCAGATTTCAGAGAACCTCAACGGATTTATTATTTTCCATTACAAATCGGTTCCGATTAAACACACACAACCTTTTTATATTAGTTCAAGTTGAGTTCCGATTAACGATTAGAAGGTGACCCATTACGActacttttttatggaaaaaaataaattttaaagccAAAACCTGAGGTGGTTTTCATGACCCTGGTGTTGGTTTgccatttaatgtatttaaagagGCAGTCAGCCAGCTGGTGTGTGTGGTCTGTGGCTCATCTGTGTGCGTGGGTGGGGAAGAAACTCGCGGAAACAAACTTTCCCCTTTACTACCTATGAAATAATCACACGCTGCGTTGTTTATGCAGTCGGAGGGGGTTTATTTATTAACCGGTAAACTTGTGCTTTATTTCAGGACTTGAAAGAGAAGAAAGAGGTGGTTGAGGAGGCAGCGGAGGCTGCGAAGGAAAACGGCAGCGAAGACGCACCTGCCAATGGAAATGGAACAGTAAGCGTTGAGTATTTCCCAGCAGGCCTTGTGGCTTTTGTCCCTGAGTACCCGCTCGCCGCGCAGGTGTTAGAGGGCCCCCTCCCCCTCTTTCATCGCGCTGCTCTTTGTTTAGGGTTCGAACTGACTGACACAGATGCATCTTGTGCACGTGGTTTCTCAGCACATGGCTTTTACGTAACTGACTTTCCCACAGACTTGGGGAAATTATCGTAATGACACTTAATCACTAACATTGCTTGTAAATCCCCGAATCTTCTAGTAGCAGTTTCACTCATGTTTCAGTCTGACTCTGTGTTTTAGACTAATGGTGCTTCACATGAGGAAGAGGAAGCCCATGAGGACGAAGAGGGTGGGGATGATGAGGAGGGTGAGTTTGACTCAACCATATGTCATCATTACATAATTTACTAGTACAAAAACCAGTTATTGACATAAGTTTGATTTATAACAGCAGGAGAagcagaggaggaggaggagaacgGTGCTGAAGAAGAGGCAGACGGGCAACCCGTGAAACGTCCGGCGGAAGAGGAGGTGGGTTTTGCTTTCAGATGCATTTCACAGCATGTTttctttatcatcatcatcattatcatcgtCCACGTCTAATCTTTGCTTGTCTGCTTTCAGGAGGCAGTCGAAACAAAGAAACAGAAGACAGAGGAGAACGGCGACTCCACAGAGGCTGAAGTCAAAGCCTAAAGTTCTCGCCAACCTTCAGTAGCTCTGTCTGTATGGTCAGTTTGACCTAGTAGAGTTTGTGCTTTCCTGTATATTTCACAGACCTTCTTTTTTTTGCCGCTACAAGACCTTTTTATTGCACTGAGGCCCGTAACATCATGACCCTGTCCCTTTTTGTAAGACCTTATTTATTGGTGTAGGACCAACATTAGAACCCTGTCTTAAAAGAAACTATGTTCACATTTAACAAGCACACATTCTACTCTGTTATTTGACCAGCGGATGTACACACAAGCAACTGAAAGCCTAAGGTTCTGTCATTTTCATGGGTGACATTTTTCCCATCCACTAAAGACCAAAGATGAGTTTTAAGCAGGGGCTAATAGACAATGTTTAACCTGGTTGTGCTGCTAGAAGTTAATCCCTCGCTTTGGCAGATCAGTTAACATAACAGATGGCTCGTATGAATGAGAGAGGGGTTCCTTAGTCAATGCATCACCCGCCCTCTTAACATGTTAATTAACCCCTTTTTAAATCTTGAAGGTCTTTTGTTCCATATGCATTTAAAAGGATTGTATCTTTCTATCCTTATGTACAGTTTTGGggtttttgttttatcattgtGTTTTATATGGGAAGtgcagaatgaaaaaaaaaaaaacaatctataACAGAACTGTATGCTGGTACTGGTGTTCTTTCAGTCCTTCAAGcgaaacctttttttattattgtgttttggTTGCTTTTTGACCACTGCTTTGTATAGTTTGGTTcaggattataaataaaaaaacagtcttgTCTTTTTAAAACTACTGCCTCTTGGATCTTTCTTTAACGTTGCGTTGGGGgttgcaaaacttttttttttttaccctatttgAAACAAGATTGGACATGCACCAAATATGTGAAAGAGGACTGACCTTAACTGACACtcaaatttgaagaaaaaactAGTTGTTTCTTGCAAAAGGGTTAAAGAAATGGctttcccaaaaataaaaaattgctaaaagtttactttaaaagtttttttatatttggagaaatgtagcattgcatcacttgctcaccaatggatcctctgcagtgaatgggtgccatcagaactgctgataaaaacaattaatccacaccactccagtccatcaattaacatcttttaAAGCAAAAGTTACACATTTATGAGAAACAAATTTATCCAGATGAATAACTTCAAACCCTTGCTTCAAGTCAATACGAGTCTTCTATCcttaatattgctttctccaatgaaaaaaagtcatcttgtcttAATTATGAGAGAAATCTGCATAGAaaaagcaccgtttacaagtaAAAACAGCTGTTTGTGGATTTTGTTGTaagaggacaacaggagatgaGCTTTTCTTTGGAGGAGCGTTATTTGAAATATGGACTAAAAGTTAAAACACcttgatagatttgtttcttacaaacataaagctttttgctttacaagatgttaactgatggactggagtggtgtggattacttgtgcattactgtgatgttttaatcagctgtttggactctcattctgacggcacccattcactgcaagtGAATGCagtgctaaatttctccaaatctgatgaagaagcaaactcatctacatcttggccGTAGGGTGAATCTTCAACACAGTTTTATTTCTGGGTTAACTATTCCTGTAATAGGTTCAACCTAA
Proteins encoded in this region:
- the si:ch211-222l21.1 gene encoding prothymosin alpha isoform X2 gives rise to the protein MADTAVDTTTTPEVTAKDLKEKKEVVEEAAEAAKENGSEDAPANGNGTTNGASHEEEEAHEDEEGGDDEEGEAEEEEENGAEEEADGQPVKRPAEEEEAVETKKQKTEENGDSTEAEVKA
- the si:ch211-222l21.1 gene encoding prothymosin alpha isoform X1, with product MADTAVDTTTTPEVTAKDLKEKKEVVEEAAEAAKENGSEDAPANGNGTTNGASHEEEEAHEDEEGGDDEEAGEAEEEEENGAEEEADGQPVKRPAEEEEAVETKKQKTEENGDSTEAEVKA